Proteins encoded within one genomic window of Microbacterium soli:
- a CDS encoding DUF4245 family protein, translating into MSRKPGIVAELGRPETPEETAARKAESSRIYRSSQSFRNLIAALIVTVAVVAVIVFAVPRGEPTERPPIDVAKIAADVASTSERPVIVPELDDFWRVNAAVLEGGAPTVWSVTMAPAAERERGFIKLAQAFDADVSWAPQVTGGMAPTGTEDIDGLVWDVFDLGDRGTANVTYALGTQAGSDYVLLYGSRSAESTTQLAASLTAQLHDLKEAE; encoded by the coding sequence ATGAGCCGCAAGCCGGGGATCGTCGCCGAGCTGGGACGCCCGGAGACCCCGGAGGAGACCGCCGCCCGCAAAGCGGAATCCAGCCGCATCTACCGGTCCAGCCAGTCGTTCCGCAATCTCATCGCCGCGCTCATCGTCACCGTCGCGGTCGTCGCCGTGATCGTCTTCGCCGTGCCCCGCGGCGAACCCACGGAGCGCCCGCCCATCGACGTCGCGAAGATCGCCGCCGACGTCGCCTCCACCTCCGAGCGCCCGGTGATCGTCCCCGAGCTCGACGACTTCTGGCGCGTCAACGCCGCCGTCCTCGAAGGCGGCGCACCCACGGTCTGGAGCGTCACGATGGCGCCCGCCGCGGAGCGCGAACGCGGATTCATCAAGCTCGCCCAGGCGTTCGACGCGGATGTCTCCTGGGCACCGCAGGTCACCGGAGGCATGGCGCCCACCGGCACCGAGGACATCGACGGGCTCGTCTGGGACGTCTTCGACCTGGGCGACCGTGGCACCGCCAACGTGACCTACGCACTGGGCACCCAAGCCGGCTCCGACTACGTGCTGCTGTACGGCTCCCGCTCCGCGGAGTCGACCACCCAGCTCGCCGCCTCGCTGACCGCGCAGCTGCACGACCTGAAGGAGGCCGAATGA
- a CDS encoding class II fumarate hydratase, which translates to MTEQAYRIEHDTMGDVRVPADALYGAQTQRAVENFPISGKGLEPAQIAALARIKKAAALANKELGTLDGAIADAIAQAADEVATGAHDGEFPIDTYQTGSGTSSNMNMNEVVATLASRILGSAVHPNDHVNASQSSNDVFPTSVHIAVTQALIADLIPALEHLAVAFEAKADAWKDVVKSGRTHLMDATPVTLGQEFGGYARQMRLAVERVQTALPRVAEVPLGGTATGTGINTPLGFPQKVIELLAAETGLPITEAKDHFEAQANRDGLVEASGALRTIAVSLTKINNDLRWMGSGPNTGLSEIHLPDLQPGSSIMPGKVNPVIPEAVLMVCARVIGNDATIAWGGASGAFELNVAIPVMGTALLESIRLLTNATRVLADKTVDGLEANVERAAALAGMSPSTVTPLNKVIGYEAAAKIAKHAIAKGITVRDAVIELGYVERGEITLEVLDAKLDLLSMTHAG; encoded by the coding sequence GTGACAGAACAGGCCTACCGCATCGAACACGACACGATGGGTGACGTACGCGTTCCCGCGGACGCCCTGTACGGTGCGCAGACCCAGCGCGCCGTCGAGAACTTCCCCATCTCCGGCAAGGGTCTCGAGCCCGCGCAGATCGCCGCGCTGGCCCGCATCAAGAAGGCCGCGGCCCTCGCGAACAAGGAGCTCGGCACGCTCGACGGCGCCATCGCGGATGCGATCGCCCAAGCCGCCGATGAGGTGGCGACCGGTGCCCACGACGGCGAGTTCCCGATCGACACGTATCAGACCGGGTCGGGCACGTCGTCGAACATGAACATGAACGAGGTCGTCGCCACGCTCGCCTCGCGCATCCTCGGCTCCGCCGTGCATCCCAACGACCACGTCAACGCGTCCCAGTCCTCGAACGACGTCTTCCCCACCTCGGTGCACATCGCCGTCACCCAGGCGCTGATCGCCGATCTCATCCCAGCGCTCGAGCACCTCGCCGTCGCGTTCGAGGCGAAGGCGGATGCCTGGAAGGACGTCGTCAAGTCCGGTCGCACCCACCTCATGGACGCCACACCGGTGACGCTGGGCCAGGAGTTCGGCGGCTACGCGCGTCAGATGCGCCTGGCCGTGGAGCGCGTGCAGACGGCCCTTCCGCGCGTGGCGGAGGTGCCGCTGGGCGGCACGGCCACGGGCACGGGGATCAACACGCCGCTGGGCTTCCCGCAGAAGGTCATCGAGCTGCTGGCCGCGGAGACCGGACTGCCGATCACCGAGGCGAAGGACCACTTCGAGGCCCAGGCCAACCGTGACGGCCTGGTCGAGGCATCCGGCGCCCTGCGCACGATCGCCGTGTCGCTGACGAAGATCAACAACGACCTGCGCTGGATGGGCTCCGGCCCCAACACGGGCCTGTCGGAGATCCACCTGCCCGACCTGCAGCCGGGCTCGTCGATCATGCCCGGGAAGGTCAACCCCGTCATCCCCGAGGCCGTGCTGATGGTCTGTGCACGGGTGATCGGGAACGACGCCACGATCGCCTGGGGCGGTGCATCCGGCGCCTTCGAGCTGAACGTCGCGATCCCCGTGATGGGCACTGCGCTGCTGGAGTCGATTCGGCTGCTGACCAACGCCACCCGCGTCCTCGCGGACAAGACCGTCGACGGGCTGGAGGCCAACGTCGAGCGCGCTGCGGCCCTGGCGGGCATGAGCCCGTCGACCGTGACCCCGCTGAACAAGGTCATCGGCTACGAGGCCGCCGCGAAGATCGCCAAGCACGCCATCGCCAAGGGCATCACCGTGCGCGACGCGGTGATCGAGCTCGGCTACGTCGAGCGCGGTGAGATCACCCTCGAGGTTCTCGACGCGAAGCTCGACCTGCTGAGCATGACCCACGCCGGCTGA
- a CDS encoding carbonic anhydrase, translating into MTTTLTPIEAWTRLIEGNRRFVAGESRHPNQDAHRRAEIANGQSPFATFLGCSDSRVAAETLFDVGLGDLFTTRNAGHMVTESAVASIEYAVELLDVPLLIVLAHDSCGAVAAAVQSTAIDAAPLPPHIWKLIAPIVPAARRVLKESGGTTLEEIDPEEVGREHLRGTILGLLESSEIMTTAVAEGRLAIVGAKYRLTDGSAIPIAQVGLADSDIPSLSKEQK; encoded by the coding sequence ATGACCACGACGCTCACCCCCATCGAGGCGTGGACGAGACTGATCGAGGGCAACAGGCGATTCGTCGCCGGCGAGTCCCGACATCCGAATCAGGACGCCCACCGGCGTGCGGAGATCGCCAACGGTCAGAGCCCGTTCGCGACCTTCCTGGGCTGCTCGGATTCGCGGGTCGCCGCGGAGACCCTCTTCGACGTCGGGCTCGGCGACCTGTTCACGACCCGCAACGCCGGGCACATGGTCACCGAATCCGCGGTGGCGAGCATCGAGTACGCCGTCGAGCTGCTCGACGTCCCGCTGCTGATCGTGCTCGCGCACGACTCCTGCGGCGCGGTCGCCGCCGCCGTGCAGAGCACCGCCATCGATGCCGCGCCCCTGCCGCCGCACATCTGGAAGCTCATCGCCCCGATCGTTCCCGCCGCCCGCCGCGTGCTCAAGGAGAGCGGCGGCACGACGCTGGAGGAGATCGACCCCGAGGAGGTCGGCCGCGAGCACCTGCGCGGCACCATCCTCGGTCTCCTCGAATCGTCCGAGATCATGACCACTGCCGTCGCGGAAGGCCGCCTGGCCATCGTCGGAGCCAAGTACCGCCTGACCGACGGCAGCGCCATCCCCATCGCACAGGTCGGCCTCGCCGACTCCGACATCCCCTCACTCTCAAAGGAGCAGAAGTGA